In one window of Phoenix dactylifera cultivar Barhee BC4 unplaced genomic scaffold, palm_55x_up_171113_PBpolish2nd_filt_p 002526F, whole genome shotgun sequence DNA:
- the LOC103709864 gene encoding defensin Ec-AMP-D1-like isoform X2 — protein sequence MEHSRRLLPAILLLLFLLISSEMGTKVVEARTCESQSHRFKGTCLRASNCANVCQTEGFQGGVCRGLRGRCFCTKRC from the exons ATGGAGCACTCTCGGCGATTGCTTCCAGCCATCCTTCTGCTCTTgttccttctcatatcctcag AGATGGGAACGAAGGTGGTGGAGGCAAGGACATGCGAGTCTCAAAGCCACAGGTTCAAGGGTACGTGCTTGAGAGCAAGCAACTGTGCAAACGTGTGCCAGACTGAGGGCTTCCAAGGAGGTGTTTGCCGGGGCTTACGCGGCCGATGCTTTTGCACAAAGCGTTGCTAA
- the LOC103709864 gene encoding defensin Ec-AMP-D1-like isoform X1, whose translation MEHSRRLLPAILLLLFLLISSEEMGTKVVEARTCESQSHRFKGTCLRASNCANVCQTEGFQGGVCRGLRGRCFCTKRC comes from the exons ATGGAGCACTCTCGGCGATTGCTTCCAGCCATCCTTCTGCTCTTgttccttctcatatcctcag AAGAGATGGGAACGAAGGTGGTGGAGGCAAGGACATGCGAGTCTCAAAGCCACAGGTTCAAGGGTACGTGCTTGAGAGCAAGCAACTGTGCAAACGTGTGCCAGACTGAGGGCTTCCAAGGAGGTGTTTGCCGGGGCTTACGCGGCCGATGCTTTTGCACAAAGCGTTGCTAA